In one window of Undibacter mobilis DNA:
- a CDS encoding DsbA family protein: protein MRLTRREFCQSTAFVALATALGLSTLPALTEPAQAQAAVSETELMAPTALPDMAIGDPKASVTVIEYASMTCPHCAHFSETTFPEIKKKYVDTGKVRFIFREFPLDNLAAAVFMLARCNAETNSDKYFAFIDTMFRQQRTWAVEKPLEPLLTISKQAGFTQETFNACLSNQKVLDGIEAMRQRAVDKFKVQSTPSFFINGKLYTGSLSVEDMSKIIDPLIKS from the coding sequence TTGCGCCTGACCCGACGTGAATTCTGCCAGAGCACGGCTTTCGTGGCGCTCGCCACGGCACTGGGATTGTCCACCCTGCCGGCCCTGACCGAACCGGCGCAGGCTCAGGCCGCAGTGTCCGAAACCGAGCTGATGGCGCCGACGGCGCTGCCGGACATGGCGATCGGCGACCCGAAGGCGTCGGTCACCGTCATCGAATATGCCTCGATGACCTGCCCGCACTGCGCCCACTTCTCAGAAACGACCTTCCCGGAGATCAAGAAGAAGTACGTCGACACCGGAAAGGTGCGTTTCATCTTCCGCGAGTTCCCTCTCGACAACCTCGCCGCCGCGGTCTTCATGCTGGCGCGCTGCAATGCCGAGACCAATTCGGACAAGTATTTCGCCTTCATCGACACCATGTTCCGCCAGCAGCGCACCTGGGCGGTCGAAAAGCCGCTGGAACCGCTGCTGACAATCTCCAAGCAGGCCGGTTTCACCCAGGAAACCTTCAATGCCTGCCTGTCGAACCAGAAGGTGCTGGATGGCATCGAGGCGATGCGCCAGCGCGCGGTAGACAAGTTCAAGGTTCAGTCGACCCCGTCCTTTTTCATCAACGGCAAGCTCTATACGGGTTCGCTGTCGGTCGAGGACATGTCCAAGATCATCGACCCGCTGATCAAGAGCTGA
- the smc gene encoding chromosome segregation protein SMC: MILTRLRLLGFKSFVEPTDFVIEPGLTGVVGPNGCGKSNLVEALRWVMGENSYKSMRASSMDDVIFSGSNTRPARNNAEVAILIDNKERSAPAQFNDTDQLEIARRIERESGSAYRINGKEVRARDVQIVFADASTGARSPALVHQGRIGEIIQAKPEQRRRVLEEAAGVSGLHARRHEAELRLKAAEANLLRIEDVIGQLAGQMEALRKQAKQAIRYRTVSAQVRKTEATLYHLRWTAANVEQAAAEHAKDLCVREVAARTEAQAEASVRQTNLAATLPPLREAEARAGAALHRLNIAMQELDREEQRAKDRISELDKRLVQFAADAEREQKLVADADAAIARLAAEEEMIKAEAAESAGRRSGVDARVDEASNALAAAEKVFSELTARLADLTAQRNQLESAMRQHRDRAGKIEAEMAEITREIETLSGHSGPDLAALTAQVEDLQQALAIAENAAIDAEAAHAAARAALEASRNPLTEAERRVQRLETEAKTLSKVLAVESKNLWPPVMDNITVDKGFEKALGAALGDDLDAPIDATAPMRWVGSTVDANDPALPDGASPLSAHVRAPEELTRRLNQIGVVDKEAGPRLAAQLRPGQRLVSPEGDLWRWDGFAAAAHAPTGAARRLAERARLAEIESELEVARADAESARRHSEAAQAALTAAAAAEQEHRNAGRERQREVNAARDRHEVAEREVNRNAARLSALTEAHARLTANHDEATTGTAQAETALAALAPAADLEAELATVRDDIAAKRAHLAEVRAEQQAIVREAEIADRRLRQVGEEKDGWFTRQESARGQTETLSQRIAEAQRDRTELENAPQVFAEKREALISEVQLAEADRRECADRLQEAENALGEADRDARAALEAASTAREEAARAEERFEASKRRLADIAREIHDMLEVEPQGVAELAELTEGEALPDLAEIEATLERLRRERERLGAVNLRAEEELVEVETQHTSLTAERDDLVEAIKKLRLGIQSLNREARERLMASFQQVNTHFQQLFTKLFNGGTAELQLIESDDPLEAGLEILAKPPGKKPATLSLLSGGEQALTAMALIFAVFLTNPAPICVLDEVDAPLDDHNVERFCDMLDEMTQSTDTRFVIITHNPITMARMNRLFGVTMAERGVSQLVSVDLEAAVRFREAG; this comes from the coding sequence ATGATTCTTACCCGGTTGCGTCTCCTCGGTTTCAAGTCCTTCGTTGAACCGACCGATTTCGTTATCGAGCCGGGCCTGACCGGCGTGGTCGGTCCCAACGGCTGCGGCAAATCGAACCTGGTCGAAGCGCTGCGCTGGGTCATGGGTGAGAACTCGTACAAGTCGATGCGCGCGTCCTCGATGGACGACGTCATCTTCTCGGGTTCGAACACGCGTCCGGCCCGTAACAATGCCGAAGTCGCGATCCTGATCGACAACAAGGAACGCTCGGCGCCGGCGCAGTTCAACGATACCGACCAGCTCGAGATCGCGCGCCGCATTGAGCGCGAGTCCGGTTCGGCCTATCGCATCAACGGCAAGGAAGTGCGCGCCCGCGACGTGCAGATCGTGTTCGCCGATGCCTCGACCGGCGCGCGCTCGCCTGCCCTTGTGCATCAAGGCCGCATCGGCGAAATCATCCAGGCCAAGCCCGAACAGCGGCGCCGCGTACTTGAAGAAGCCGCCGGCGTTTCCGGACTGCACGCCCGCCGTCATGAAGCCGAACTGCGCCTGAAGGCTGCCGAAGCCAATCTGCTGCGCATCGAAGATGTGATCGGCCAGCTCGCCGGCCAGATGGAAGCGCTGCGCAAGCAGGCCAAGCAGGCGATCCGCTACCGCACGGTCTCGGCGCAGGTGCGCAAGACTGAAGCGACGCTCTATCACCTGCGCTGGACCGCAGCGAATGTCGAACAGGCCGCCGCAGAGCACGCCAAGGATCTGTGCGTGCGCGAAGTCGCCGCGCGCACCGAAGCGCAGGCCGAAGCCTCGGTCCGCCAGACCAATCTCGCCGCCACTTTGCCGCCGCTGCGCGAGGCCGAAGCCCGCGCCGGCGCCGCGCTGCATCGCCTCAACATCGCCATGCAGGAGCTTGATCGCGAGGAGCAGCGCGCCAAGGATCGCATCAGCGAACTCGACAAACGCCTCGTGCAATTCGCCGCCGACGCCGAGCGCGAGCAGAAGCTGGTCGCCGATGCTGACGCCGCGATCGCCCGCCTCGCCGCGGAAGAAGAGATGATCAAGGCCGAGGCGGCCGAAAGCGCCGGTCGCCGCAGTGGCGTCGATGCCCGTGTCGATGAGGCGAGCAACGCGCTCGCCGCCGCCGAAAAGGTATTCTCCGAGCTCACGGCGCGGCTGGCCGACCTCACCGCGCAGCGCAACCAGCTCGAAAGCGCCATGCGACAGCACCGCGACCGCGCCGGCAAGATCGAGGCCGAAATGGCCGAGATCACGCGCGAGATCGAGACGCTGAGTGGCCATAGCGGCCCCGATCTGGCGGCGCTGACGGCTCAGGTCGAGGATCTGCAGCAGGCGCTGGCCATTGCCGAGAATGCGGCGATCGACGCCGAGGCTGCCCATGCTGCTGCGCGCGCGGCGCTGGAAGCTTCGCGCAATCCGCTCACCGAGGCCGAACGCCGCGTACAGCGGCTGGAGACCGAAGCCAAAACGCTGTCGAAGGTGCTGGCCGTCGAAAGCAAGAATTTGTGGCCGCCGGTGATGGACAACATCACCGTCGACAAGGGCTTCGAGAAGGCTCTCGGCGCCGCCCTCGGCGACGATCTCGATGCGCCGATCGATGCGACGGCGCCGATGCGCTGGGTCGGTTCGACGGTCGACGCGAACGATCCGGCACTGCCGGATGGCGCGTCTCCGCTCTCCGCCCATGTCCGCGCGCCCGAAGAACTGACGCGCCGCCTCAATCAGATCGGCGTCGTCGACAAGGAAGCCGGCCCGCGCCTCGCCGCGCAACTTCGGCCGGGCCAGCGTCTCGTCTCGCCTGAAGGTGACCTGTGGCGCTGGGACGGTTTTGCCGCCGCCGCGCACGCGCCGACCGGCGCCGCGCGCCGCCTCGCCGAGCGCGCCCGCCTTGCCGAGATCGAGTCCGAACTCGAAGTCGCCCGCGCCGACGCCGAATCTGCCCGCCGGCACAGCGAAGCCGCGCAAGCCGCCCTGACCGCCGCCGCCGCCGCCGAGCAGGAACACCGTAATGCCGGCCGCGAACGGCAGCGCGAGGTCAATGCGGCGCGCGACCGCCACGAAGTGGCCGAGCGCGAAGTCAACCGCAACGCCGCGCGGCTGTCGGCGCTGACCGAAGCCCATGCCCGCCTCACCGCCAACCACGACGAAGCCACCACCGGCACGGCGCAGGCAGAGACGGCGCTGGCCGCGCTTGCCCCGGCGGCCGACCTCGAGGCCGAACTTGCCACCGTGCGCGACGATATCGCCGCCAAGCGCGCTCACCTCGCCGAAGTTCGCGCCGAACAGCAGGCCATCGTCCGTGAAGCGGAAATCGCCGACCGCCGCCTGCGTCAGGTTGGCGAGGAGAAGGACGGCTGGTTCACGCGGCAGGAAAGCGCGCGCGGCCAGACCGAGACACTCTCACAGCGCATCGCCGAGGCGCAGCGCGATCGTACCGAACTCGAAAATGCACCGCAGGTCTTTGCCGAGAAGCGTGAAGCGCTGATCAGCGAAGTGCAGTTGGCCGAGGCCGATCGCCGCGAATGCGCCGACAGGCTGCAGGAAGCCGAGAACGCGCTGGGCGAGGCCGATCGCGACGCCCGCGCGGCGCTGGAAGCCGCCTCGACCGCGCGTGAAGAAGCCGCCCGCGCCGAGGAGCGCTTCGAGGCGTCCAAGCGCCGCCTTGCCGATATCGCCCGCGAAATCCACGACATGCTCGAGGTCGAGCCGCAGGGCGTTGCCGAACTTGCCGAACTGACCGAGGGCGAGGCCCTGCCCGACCTCGCCGAAATCGAGGCCACGCTGGAGCGGCTGCGCCGCGAGCGCGAGCGTCTCGGTGCCGTCAATCTGCGCGCCGAAGAGGAACTGGTCGAGGTCGAGACCCAGCATACGTCGCTGACCGCCGAGCGCGACGATCTCGTCGAGGCGATCAAAAAACTGCGCCTTGGCATCCAGAGCCTCAACCGCGAAGCGCGCGAACGCCTGATGGCGTCGTTCCAGCAGGTCAACACGCACTTCCAGCAGCTCTTCACCAAGCTGTTCAACGGCGGCACCGCCGAGTTGCAGCTCATCGAAAGCGACGATCCGCTGGAAGCCGGCCTTGAAATCCTGGCGAAGCCCCCCGGCAAGAAGCCGGCGACTTTGTCGCTGCTGTCCGGCGGTGAACAGGCGCTGACCGCGATGGCGCTGATCTTCGCCGTGTTCCTCACCAATCCGGCGCCGATCTGCGTGCTGGACGAAGTCGACGCACCGCTCGACGATCACAACGTCGAACGATTCTGTGACATGCTGGATGAAATGACGCAGTCGACCGATACGCGCTTCGTCATCATTACGCACAATCCGATCACCATGGCGCGCATGAACCGGTTGTTCGGCGTCACGATGGCGGAACGCGGCGTCTCCCAGCTCGTTTCAGTGGATCTCGAAGCCGCCGTGCGCTTCCGCGAGGCCGGCTGA